In Equus quagga isolate Etosha38 chromosome 14, UCLA_HA_Equagga_1.0, whole genome shotgun sequence, one DNA window encodes the following:
- the LOC124251946 gene encoding olfactory receptor 10S1, giving the protein MTMETEDPNQTVVSHFFLEGLMYTAEHPSLFFLLFLLIYSITLTGNLLILITVGSDTHLCSPMYHFLGHLSFLDACLSTVTVPKVMAGLLTLDGKVISFEGCAVQLYCFHFLASTECFLYTVMAYDRYLAICQPLHYPVVMNRHMYSGLAGITWAIGAVHSAVHTSLTFCLHYCGPHHIAYFFCDIPPVLKLACADTTVNELVMLANIGIVAAGCLILIVISYVFIMAAVLRIRTTKGRQRAFSTCTSHLTVVLLYYMPPVCIYLQPRSSGAGAGAPAVFYTIVTPMLNPFIYTLRNKEVKRALQRLLCEGSQETPEGSPPP; this is encoded by the coding sequence ATGACCATGGAGACAGAAGACCCCAACCAGACTGTGGTGAGCCACTTCTTCCTGGAGGGTCTGATGTACACAGCTGAACATCCtagcctcttctttctcctcttcctcctcatctatAGTATCACCTTGACCGGAAATCTCCTCATTCTCATAACTGTGGGCTCTGACACCCACCTCTGCTCCCCTATGTACCACTTCCTGGGGCACCTCTCATTCCTGGATGCATGCTTGTCTACAGTGACAGTGCCCAAGGTCATGGCAGGCCTCCTGACTCTGGATGGGAAGGTGATTTCCTTTGAGGGCTGTGCTGTACAACTTTACTGCTTCCACTTCCTGGCCAGCACTGAGTGCTTCCTGTACACtgtcatggcctatgaccgctaccTGGCTATCTGTCAACCCCTACACTACCCAGTTGTCATGAACAGGCACATGTACTCAGGGCTGGCTGGGATCACTTGGGCCATAGGTGCTGTGCACTCTGCAGTCCATACCTCCCTCACCTTCTGCCTGCACTACTGTGGGCCTCACCACATTGCCTACTTCTTCTGTGACATCCCCCCTGTGCTGAAGCTGGCCTGTGCAGACACTACAGTTAATGAGCTTGTCATGCTTGCCAACATTGGCATTGTGGCTGCAGGTTGCCTAATTCTCATTGTTATATCCTATGTCTTCATCATGGCGGCAGTGTTGCGGATCCGCACAACCAAGGGCCGGCAGCGTGCCTTCTCCACTTGTACCTCCCACCTCACAGTGGTGCTCCTGTACTATATGCCACCTGTCTGTATCTACCTGCAACCTCGCTccagtggggcaggagctggggcccCTGCTGTCTTCTACACAATAGTCACTCCCATGCTCAACCCTTTCATTTACACTCTGCGGAACAAGGAAGTGAAGCGGGCTCTACAAAGACTTCTGTGCGAAGGCTCCCAAGAGACTCCAGAAGGTAGTCCACCCCCCTAA